The DNA window CAATCCCAAGGGCGACCCCCTGACCGTCGCGCGTCTGGCGGGCCTCGCCGGAAGCAAGCGCACCGCGGACCTCGTGCTGCTGTGCCACCCTATCCCCGTGACAGGCGCCGACGTGTGCGTCAGTCTGGAGGAGGCCGGGGTGCGGATCGAGGCCACCGTGCGGACGACCGCCCCGACCGGCGTGGAGATGGAGGCCCTGACCGCCGTTACTGTTGCCGCTCTGAACGTATACGACATGCTCAAGGCCGCGAGCAAGGCTATCGAGATCACCGGGGTGCGGCTGCTCGCCAAGACGGGCGGGAAAAGCGGCGAGTACCGGGCGACGGTCTGACCCGGGGTGGGAACCTTCCCGGAGCGTGAGCCGTAGAAAGAGCGTATGGGCGTGACCGAGCGTGAGGCCTGGCTGGACCTGCTGCACCGCGAGGCAGACGGGGACCTCACCCCTGCCGAGCAGGCGCGGCTGGCGGCACTCGCCCACGATCCCGAATTCGCGGAGCTGAGGCGGCGGCTCACCCGGGCCACCGCCTCCCTGAACGCCCTCCCCCTGCCCGCCTTGCCCCGCAGCCTCGCCGCCGAGGTCGCCTCGGAGGTCGTGTGGCAAGCGGCCCTGGGAGGCACGGCTCCTTCCCCACTGCCCACCTCGGTCGCCCCGCAGGTCGCCGCGGAGGTGGGGCTGGACCGTCGCCTGGCCCTGGCGTCCTCTCCCATCCTGCCCCGCAGTGTTGCGGCGAACGTGGCCAGGGACGTGCGGGCCTCGGCGGGGCTCACTCGCACCCTTCCCCCCCTGCCGACCTCGCTGGCCCACTCGGTGGCCGCCCGCATTGCGCGGGAGGGAACGGGGAGCGAGCTTCGGCCCACCCCGGCACCCCCGGCGCACAACCCCGCTCCCCTGCTGCTCGTCTCGGGGCTGCTCGTGGGCCTGACGCTGCTGGGGGTCACGAGCGCGTGGCCCAACCTGGCGGCGGGCGCGACCGTGCTGCAAACGCTGATCGCGCAGGTGTCGCCGCTCGCGGGGGTCGGGCTGCTGCTGCTGCTCGCCGTGAGCGCCCTGGTGATGTGGCGCCCCACCCCCGCCGTGCAGCGCTTCGGTGCGGGTGCCTTCGTGCTCGCCGCCGTGCTCACCCTGCCGCCGCTCTACCAGGCGTTCGGGCGCAGCGGCGTGACAGTCGGTCATGACGTCACGGTCCACGGCGCCGTGACCGGGAACGTGATCGCCGTCGGGGGGAACGTGACCCTCGCCCCGGACGCAAGGGTGGGAGGTGAGGTCATCACGCTGTTCGGGGATGTGCGGCGCGAGGCAGGCGCGAGCGTGGCGGGCCGGGTCAACGCCCTGCTGGGCCGCGCGCCCGGGGACTCGACGGCCCTCCAGACCGCGCCCCCCCCGGGTCTGAGCGTCGCCACCGCCACCGCCTTCCGGCCGCTGCTGGGGTGGTTGGGTGGGGCGGCCTGGAGCCGGGTGTTCCTGGTGCTCACGGGCGGGATGCTCCTGCTGCTGTTCGTGACGGGCGCGGCACCGCTCCTCGCCCGGCGGCAGCGGCACGCGCCTGTGCGGACGCTCGCGCTGGGGGTGCTGGCCCTGGCCGTGCTGATCGGCCCGGCGCTGGGGCTGGCGCTCACCGGGCTGCTGGTGCCCGCGCTCCTCGCCACGGCCTTCGCCCTGCTGCTGGTGGCGACCGGCTTGAGTGTGAGCGCCTACGACGCGGGCCGCGCCCTCGCCTTCCGCCTGCGCCTACCCCTCCCGGACGTGCTGGGCGCACTGCTGGGCCTGAGTGCCGTCGCGGCCAGCCTCGCCCTGCCGCCCCTGGCCCTCACGTTCGCGCTCGTGGGCGGCGCCTGGGGAGCGGGCACCCTCCTCCTGACCCGCTCGGAGTGGGAAAGTCGGGGAATCGTGAGATAGCTTCACTGCAAAAAAAAGCCGTGGGCCGGAGGATGAACTCTCCGGCCCACAGTCATTGGGAAGCGCTCAACCCAGGATGCGCTTGAGATGCAGGTAGATCTCATACCAGTCCTGCTTGTCGCGCGGGCGCTTGCCGCGCAGTTCGATGCGGGACAGGGTGCGGACCCAGTCGGGCGTGAGCTGGCCGCCCAGCGTGGGGTCGGCGACGAGGTCGGCGAGGCCCTTGGGGAGCGCCCCCTCGGTGGAGTCGCCGTAGAACTCGACGCCCTCCAGCAGGTCGTGAACGGTGATCGTGTAGGCGCCCGCCAGCGTCTGGAGGGTTTCCAGGCTGGGGTTGGTGCGCCCGCGTTCCAGGTCGCTGAGATAAGGAACGCTGATCCCGGCAGTCTCTGCCACGTCCTTGAGCCGCAGCCCGCGTTCGCTGCGTAGTTCGCGGAGTCTTTCGTGCAGTTTCATATTCACCTCCTCGGCTGCGGCGTCGCCTCACACGGTCCCGCTTCAAGGGCGGGGCGTGCGTGCCGCCTGGGGCTGGGCTTCTCCCTTCAGGGTTTGCCTGGAGACAGAATCCGCCACCCTTGATTGGAGTGTAACACCACCCCTCGGTACGGTCAATACAGAATAAAGCTTCGCTCTTCTTGCTCCCCATAATAGACTCTGCTACTATCGTCTCCAAAGCAGAGCTCGTCCTCGTCACGCATTTTTTCAGCGTTTCACCCCCTATTGCCCCGCAGGAGGGCCCTTCATGCGTGCATTGGATACCATCGCCGAAAGCATACGTATCGGCTACGTTCACCCCACCACGGTGCTGAACACCCTGATTGAGGCCGAGAACGAGGGCGGCCTGGGAGCAGTCCGGCGCATTGAGCGCCACCTCAGCATCGGTCTCCACGCGCTGCGCGACCGCCAGCATCCCCACAGCGCCCTGGCCCAGACCTGGCTGGGGGCGGCCCGCGCCTACCTGGTCACCCAGGTGGAGCGAAAGCAGGCCGTGTAAGCGCAACAGGAAGAGAGGGCGGAGACTGCGTTCAGCTCTCCGCCCTCTCTCTTTGTCTTTACACCTCCGCCTTCAGCCCGTAGATGCCCTCGTACTTCTCGTGCAGGTACCTCACATAGGGGTCGGCGGTGAGGGGCCGCCCGGTTGCCCGCTCGGTGAGTTCGGCGGGCAGCAGGCTGCGGCCGTGCTGGTGAACGTTCTTGACCAGCCAGGCGAGCAGGGGACCATACTCGGCGCTCTCGACGCCCGCCGCGACAGCCGGGTCCCGCCTCGCCGCCTCCAGCAGTTGGACGCTCAGCAGGTTCCCCAGGGTGTAGGTCGGGAAGTAGCCGATCAGGCCCGCCGACCAGTGGATGTCCTGCAACACGCCCCGCGCGTCGTCGGGAGGCGTCAACCCCAGGTACTCTCCCATCTTCGCGTTCCACGCCTCCGGCAGCTCGTCCACCCGCAAGCGGCCCTCCAGCAGGGCGAGTTCCAGCTCGAAGCGCAGCATGACGTGGAAGTTGTAGGTGACCTCGTCGGCCTCCACCCGGATCAGGCTGGGGTTCACGCGGTTGATGGCGCGGTAGAGGGTCTGTGGGTCCAGCCCCGCTGTAACCTCCGGCGCGACCTCGGCGAGCTGCGGGAAATACCGCTCCCAGAAGGGCCGCGAGCGGCCGAGCAAGTTCTCGAACATCCGCGACTGGCTCTCGTGGACGCCCAGGCTAGCCCCGGCGGACACAGGGGTGCGCTCCCAGCGTTCCGAGACACCGCGCTCGTACATGGCATGCCCGGTCTCGTGCCAGGTGCCGAAGAGGCAGGCGGGCCAGTAGTCCTCCACCCGGGTGGTGATCCGCAGGTCGCTGCGGCTGAAGTTGGTCTGGAAGGGGTGCGCGCTCTCGTCCTGCCGGGCGAACTCCCGCTTCAGGCCGAAGGCCTCGCCCGCCACCCGCCACGCGAAGGCCTTCTGCGCCTCACGCCCAAAGGGCCGGGTCAGCACACTGTAATCCGCCGCGTCCCCCGCCGCCACGATGCGCCGCAGCAGCGGCAGCGTGCGGTCCCGCAGGTCGGCGAACACCGGCTCCACCTGCGAGGCGCGCATTCCAGGCTCGTACTCGTCGAGCAGCGCGTCGTAGGGATGCTCCTCGTAGCCCAGCAGGTCGGCCTGCCGCCGCGCGAGGTCCAGCATCTTTTCCAGGTGGGGCGCGAAGGTGGCAAAGCGGCTGTGCCCCCGCGCGTCCAGCCAGGCGTGATGCGCCTCGTTGCGGGCGCGGGCGGCCTCCTCCACGAACTCGGTCGGGAGCCGGGTGGCTTTCGCGTGGTCGCGGCGCGTGACACGCAGGATCGAGGCTTCGGTCTCGTCCTGCCCATCGCCCGCCGCTTCCAGCAACTTGGCCGTACGCGCGTCCGTGAACAGCTCGTGCGCCAGCCCTTCCAGCGTCGCCATCTGGAGACCGCGCACCCGGGCGGCCTCCTCCGGCATCTGCGTCTCCTGGTCCCAGGACATCAGCCCGGCGGCCGCCTCCAGGTCGCTCACCTGCGCGAGGCGGCGTCTCAGTTCTTCCATGCTCATGCCCGCAGCCTAGAGCACGCGGCGGCCCCCTACGTCGTCAGGCGGAGGTAGGGACGCGGCTCACTGCCAGCGCTCCCGGCCCTCCCCCACCTCGCCCAAGAGCAACGGGCGGAGTTCGCCGATGAGGTACAGGCTGCCGCACACGACCGACCGACCACCTGCGGGCAACAGGTCGAGCGCGGCAGCGGGCGTCTCGGCGAATCGTACCGGCAGGCCCGCGAAATGCGGGGCGAGTGTGGCGGGATCAGCCGCCCGCGGACTCAGCATCGCGCGGGTAAGGATGACCTCGGATGCCACCCCCCGGAGTGCCGCCGCCACGCCCGCCACGTCCTTGTCCGCCGCCGCGCCGAACGCGACCGGGAGCCGCTCCACCCCCAGCCCCCGCAGCGCGTCCGCGAGGGCCCGGGCACCGTCCGGGTTGTGTGCTCCGTCCAGCAGCACCCGGCCCCCCCGCCAGGACAGGGCCTCCAGGCGCCCCGGCCAGCGCACGCCCGCCGCTCCTGCTCGAATCGCCCCCTCCCCCACTCCCAGGCGATAGGCGGCCACGGCGGCCAGCGCTGCGTTCCCAGCCCCATGCGCCCCCAGCAGCGGGGTGTGGAAGGTCAGGCCTGCCCCGGGCACCTGCACGCGCACGTCCCACCCGTCCCAGCCCAGGGACGCCGCATTCACCCACACCTCGCGCCCAATAGCCCACAGGTCGGCCCCCCGCGCCTCCAGAATGGGAAGGAGATCCGCCGCCACTCCCGTCACCGCGAGCTGCCCCGCGCGCAGGATGCCCGCCTTCTCCCCCGCGA is part of the Deinococcus apachensis DSM 19763 genome and encodes:
- the moaC gene encoding cyclic pyranopterin monophosphate synthase MoaC — encoded protein: MRVPEENTPKLTHFQDGLPRMVDVTDKVPTTRTATAEGWVRLPREARAALEAGTNPKGDPLTVARLAGLAGSKRTADLVLLCHPIPVTGADVCVSLEEAGVRIEATVRTTAPTGVEMEALTAVTVAALNVYDMLKAASKAIEITGVRLLAKTGGKSGEYRATV
- a CDS encoding polymer-forming cytoskeletal protein, with translation MGVTEREAWLDLLHREADGDLTPAEQARLAALAHDPEFAELRRRLTRATASLNALPLPALPRSLAAEVASEVVWQAALGGTAPSPLPTSVAPQVAAEVGLDRRLALASSPILPRSVAANVARDVRASAGLTRTLPPLPTSLAHSVAARIAREGTGSELRPTPAPPAHNPAPLLLVSGLLVGLTLLGVTSAWPNLAAGATVLQTLIAQVSPLAGVGLLLLLAVSALVMWRPTPAVQRFGAGAFVLAAVLTLPPLYQAFGRSGVTVGHDVTVHGAVTGNVIAVGGNVTLAPDARVGGEVITLFGDVRREAGASVAGRVNALLGRAPGDSTALQTAPPPGLSVATATAFRPLLGWLGGAAWSRVFLVLTGGMLLLLFVTGAAPLLARRQRHAPVRTLALGVLALAVLIGPALGLALTGLLVPALLATAFALLLVATGLSVSAYDAGRALAFRLRLPLPDVLGALLGLSAVAASLALPPLALTFALVGGAWGAGTLLLTRSEWESRGIVR
- a CDS encoding helix-turn-helix domain-containing protein, translating into MKLHERLRELRSERGLRLKDVAETAGISVPYLSDLERGRTNPSLETLQTLAGAYTITVHDLLEGVEFYGDSTEGALPKGLADLVADPTLGGQLTPDWVRTLSRIELRGKRPRDKQDWYEIYLHLKRILG
- a CDS encoding carboxypeptidase M32; translation: MSMEELRRRLAQVSDLEAAAGLMSWDQETQMPEEAARVRGLQMATLEGLAHELFTDARTAKLLEAAGDGQDETEASILRVTRRDHAKATRLPTEFVEEAARARNEAHHAWLDARGHSRFATFAPHLEKMLDLARRQADLLGYEEHPYDALLDEYEPGMRASQVEPVFADLRDRTLPLLRRIVAAGDAADYSVLTRPFGREAQKAFAWRVAGEAFGLKREFARQDESAHPFQTNFSRSDLRITTRVEDYWPACLFGTWHETGHAMYERGVSERWERTPVSAGASLGVHESQSRMFENLLGRSRPFWERYFPQLAEVAPEVTAGLDPQTLYRAINRVNPSLIRVEADEVTYNFHVMLRFELELALLEGRLRVDELPEAWNAKMGEYLGLTPPDDARGVLQDIHWSAGLIGYFPTYTLGNLLSVQLLEAARRDPAVAAGVESAEYGPLLAWLVKNVHQHGRSLLPAELTERATGRPLTADPYVRYLHEKYEGIYGLKAEV
- a CDS encoding bifunctional folylpolyglutamate synthase/dihydrofolate synthase, coding for MTAVDDLDWLFARQRFGVHPGLSRVRALLARLGDPQAAFRSVLVGGTNGKGSTAATLAAMLGAGGEQTGLFTSPHLTRFSERFVVGGRELGGEEVRAALRRMRPHAEVVEASFFEIVTALGCLLFAEQGVRAAVLEVGLGGRLDATNALDPVLSVITNVGLDHTEILGNTREAIAGEKAGILRAGQLAVTGVAADLLPILEARGADLWAIGREVWVNAASLGWDGWDVRVQVPGAGLTFHTPLLGAHGAGNAALAAVAAYRLGVGEGAIRAGAAGVRWPGRLEALSWRGGRVLLDGAHNPDGARALADALRGLGVERLPVAFGAAADKDVAGVAAALRGVASEVILTRAMLSPRAADPATLAPHFAGLPVRFAETPAAALDLLPAGGRSVVCGSLYLIGELRPLLLGEVGEGRERWQ